The proteins below are encoded in one region of Pseudomonas sp. SCB32:
- a CDS encoding ethanolamine utilization protein EutQ, translating to MSEVRHFQQSALQFQSYAGEPVDRAAICRLIGPTDSQTMGAGLARFDGVSIEWTVLYDELIVVLEGHFRLRLADRVIEAAPGDVIWVPERTPLAYEGERASVFYALYPVDWQARNA from the coding sequence GTGTCCGAGGTCCGCCACTTCCAGCAGTCCGCCCTGCAGTTCCAGTCCTACGCTGGCGAACCGGTCGACCGCGCCGCCATCTGCCGCCTGATCGGCCCGACCGACAGCCAGACGATGGGCGCGGGCCTGGCGCGCTTCGACGGCGTCTCCATCGAGTGGACGGTGCTCTATGACGAGCTGATCGTGGTGCTCGAAGGCCACTTCCGCCTGCGCCTGGCCGACCGCGTGATCGAAGCCGCGCCGGGCGACGTGATCTGGGTCCCCGAACGCACCCCGCTGGCCTACGAAGGCGAGAGGGCCAGCGTCTTCTACGCCCTTTATCCGGTGGATTGGCAGGCGCGCAACGCCTGA
- a CDS encoding ABC transporter substrate-binding protein, with amino-acid sequence MTFRKNAVQPLLLALGLCCAVAQASENMVVVGYGGAGQKAQDAAFFQPFSKQSGVGVTQSEYNGEMARIKVMADTGHADWDVVQIEGPDLARGCDEGLFVPLNWQQIGGKDQLIPNAAKDCGSAALVWGVAIAYDADKLKPAPTSWADFWDVKKFPGKRGLRKRAIYNLEFALMADGVKPADVYKELGTKAGVDRAFAKLDQIKPYVQWWEAGAQPPQWLAAGDVVMTTTYTGRIADAYKGGRNLQLIWPGSLYGMDYWAIIKGSQHVDAAKRFIAFANQPDAQVDYVKHIAYGPTNKQAAERLPSELAGWVPTSTQNLPQGLAMDDEFWVDHGEELEERFNAWAAQ; translated from the coding sequence ATGACTTTCCGCAAGAATGCTGTGCAGCCGCTGCTGCTCGCCCTCGGACTCTGCTGCGCCGTTGCCCAGGCCAGCGAGAACATGGTGGTGGTCGGCTACGGCGGCGCCGGCCAGAAGGCCCAGGACGCGGCCTTTTTCCAGCCTTTCAGCAAGCAATCCGGGGTCGGGGTGACCCAGAGCGAGTACAACGGTGAAATGGCCCGCATCAAGGTGATGGCCGACACCGGCCACGCCGACTGGGACGTGGTGCAGATCGAGGGCCCGGACCTGGCCCGTGGCTGCGACGAGGGACTGTTCGTACCGCTGAACTGGCAGCAGATCGGCGGCAAGGACCAGCTGATTCCCAACGCCGCCAAGGACTGCGGTTCCGCTGCGCTGGTATGGGGCGTGGCGATCGCCTACGACGCCGACAAGCTCAAGCCGGCGCCGACCTCCTGGGCGGATTTCTGGGACGTGAAGAAATTCCCCGGCAAGCGTGGCCTGCGCAAGCGCGCGATCTACAACCTGGAGTTCGCGCTGATGGCCGACGGCGTCAAGCCTGCCGACGTCTACAAGGAACTGGGCACCAAGGCCGGCGTCGACCGTGCCTTCGCCAAGCTCGACCAGATCAAGCCGTACGTGCAGTGGTGGGAAGCCGGTGCGCAACCGCCGCAGTGGCTGGCCGCCGGTGACGTGGTGATGACCACCACCTACACCGGCCGTATCGCCGATGCCTACAAGGGCGGGCGCAACCTGCAACTGATCTGGCCGGGTAGCCTGTATGGCATGGACTACTGGGCGATCATCAAGGGCTCGCAGCACGTCGATGCGGCCAAGCGTTTCATCGCCTTCGCCAACCAGCCCGATGCCCAGGTCGACTACGTGAAGCACATTGCGTATGGTCCGACCAACAAGCAGGCCGCCGAGCGTCTGCCGTCGGAGCTGGCCGGCTGGGTACCCACGTCGACGCAGAACCTGCCCCAGGGGCTGGCGATGGACGATGAGTTCTGGGTCGACCACGGTGAAGAGCTGGAAGAGCGCTTCAACGCCTGGGCCGCCCAGTGA
- the waaA gene encoding lipid IV(A) 3-deoxy-D-manno-octulosonic acid transferase — protein MNRTLYTLLFHLGLPLVALRLFLRSRKAPAYVQRVGERFAIGLPALKPGGIWVHAVSVGESIAAAPMIRALMQRHPGLPITVTCMTPTGSERIRAMFGDQVQHCYLPYDLPWAAARFLDRARPVLGVIMETELWPNHIHQCARRGIPVALANARLSERSARGYARFGGLTRPMLEEMSWIAVQTEAEAGRFRQLGARPDCVSVTGSIKFDLTIDPELLARAHDLRGQWQARQRPVWIAASTHAGEDEIALAAHRQLLEKHPDALLILVPRHPERFNPMFELCAREGFNTQRRSTGERVAADTQVLLGDTMGELLFLYALADVAFVGGSLVPNGGHNLLEPAALGKPVLSGPHLFNFLEIATQLREVGALREVADAPSLAVAVAALWDEPASAERMAEAGLGVMKANQGALERLLNGLGRLIRG, from the coding sequence ATGAACCGGACCCTCTATACCCTGCTGTTCCACCTGGGCCTGCCGCTGGTCGCGCTGCGCCTGTTCCTGCGTTCGCGCAAGGCGCCGGCCTATGTCCAGCGCGTCGGCGAGCGCTTCGCCATCGGCCTGCCGGCGCTCAAGCCCGGCGGCATCTGGGTGCACGCGGTGTCGGTGGGCGAGAGCATCGCCGCCGCGCCGATGATCCGCGCGCTGATGCAGCGCCATCCCGGCCTGCCGATCACCGTCACCTGCATGACGCCCACCGGCTCCGAGCGCATCCGCGCGATGTTCGGCGACCAGGTGCAACACTGTTACCTGCCCTACGACCTGCCGTGGGCGGCGGCGCGTTTCCTCGACCGCGCCCGCCCGGTGCTGGGCGTGATCATGGAAACCGAGCTGTGGCCGAACCATATCCACCAGTGCGCCAGGCGCGGCATTCCGGTGGCGCTGGCCAATGCGCGGCTGTCCGAGCGCTCGGCGCGGGGCTATGCGCGCTTCGGCGGGCTGACCCGGCCGATGCTCGAAGAGATGAGCTGGATCGCCGTGCAGACCGAGGCCGAGGCCGGCCGCTTCCGCCAACTCGGCGCTCGTCCGGACTGCGTGAGCGTGACCGGTTCGATCAAGTTCGACCTGACCATCGACCCCGAATTGCTGGCCCGTGCCCACGACCTGCGCGGCCAGTGGCAGGCGCGGCAGCGGCCGGTCTGGATCGCCGCCAGCACCCACGCCGGTGAAGATGAGATCGCCCTTGCCGCCCATCGCCAACTGCTGGAGAAACACCCGGATGCGCTGCTGATCCTGGTGCCGCGCCACCCGGAGCGCTTCAACCCGATGTTCGAGTTGTGCGCCCGCGAAGGCTTCAATACCCAGCGCCGCTCCACTGGCGAACGGGTCGCGGCGGATACCCAGGTGCTGCTGGGCGACACCATGGGTGAACTGCTGTTCCTCTATGCGTTGGCCGATGTCGCCTTTGTCGGAGGCAGCCTGGTGCCCAACGGCGGGCACAACCTGCTGGAGCCGGCGGCGCTGGGCAAGCCGGTGCTGTCCGGACCGCACCTGTTCAACTTCCTGGAAATCGCCACGCAATTGCGCGAGGTCGGTGCTCTGCGGGAGGTGGCTGATGCGCCTTCGCTGGCGGTGGCCGTGGCGGCCTTGTGGGATGAGCCGGCGAGTGCCGAACGCATGGCCGAGGCTGGGCTGGGTGTGATGAAGGCCAACCAGGGGGCGCTGGAGCGTTTGCTGAATGGGCTGGGGCGACTGATCAGGGGCTGA
- a CDS encoding metal ABC transporter ATPase, which produces MPRTLAHKDPTAFKTLPLLVEAGKDGLTYQTLGKPLNFAQVLERRRPIQISGNERFVTELANLGVSVRLTLNFQGRDHWILVRQRRLDRGDTVLKLISGYVPAHELNLPLLTAIQEVAEECLVETADGWLGGRFGDTWLPTPYEGNLRYREDSHFTLTPLSGAARPVQAGALRLLERPQAYVHLPTASLQLVYDLRMELPRDARDVSLFHVDEKLESGPLVARLDRRRPDLYLLPLDHGQPTGELYTLSKGELRKAGPRGLWLSESFAAQDGWLVREERIRFRDWMEQWPPAAGNAGSGRRTA; this is translated from the coding sequence ATGCCCCGTACGCTCGCCCACAAGGACCCGACCGCCTTCAAGACCCTGCCCCTGCTGGTGGAAGCCGGCAAGGACGGTCTCACCTACCAGACCCTCGGCAAGCCCCTGAACTTCGCCCAGGTGCTGGAACGCCGCCGCCCCATCCAGATCAGCGGGAACGAGCGCTTCGTCACCGAGCTGGCCAACCTCGGCGTCTCGGTGCGCCTGACCCTGAACTTCCAGGGCCGCGACCACTGGATCCTGGTGCGCCAGCGCCGCCTGGACCGTGGCGACACCGTCCTCAAGCTGATCTCCGGCTACGTGCCGGCCCATGAATTGAACCTGCCGCTGCTCACCGCAATCCAGGAAGTCGCCGAGGAATGCCTGGTGGAAACCGCCGACGGCTGGCTCGGAGGGCGCTTCGGCGATACCTGGCTGCCGACACCCTACGAGGGCAACCTGCGCTATCGCGAAGACAGCCACTTCACCCTGACTCCACTGTCCGGCGCCGCGCGACCGGTACAGGCCGGAGCCCTGCGCCTGCTGGAGCGCCCCCAGGCCTACGTGCACCTGCCAACCGCCTCGCTGCAGCTGGTCTACGACCTGCGCATGGAGCTGCCCAGGGACGCCCGCGACGTCAGCCTGTTCCACGTCGATGAAAAGCTCGAGAGCGGCCCGCTGGTGGCGCGCCTGGACCGCCGCCGCCCGGACCTCTATCTGCTGCCGCTGGACCATGGCCAGCCGACCGGCGAGCTCTATACCCTGAGCAAGGGCGAGCTGCGCAAGGCCGGCCCCCGTGGCCTTTGGCTGTCGGAAAGCTTCGCCGCCCAGGATGGCTGGCTGGTGCGCGAGGAGCGCATCCGTTTCCGCGACTGGATGGAGCAGTGGCCGCCCGCCGCCGGCAATGCCGGCAGCGGGCGGCGCACAGCCTGA
- a CDS encoding helix-turn-helix domain-containing protein: MSQKAPQEAPANAEAQFLGTRIRGLRKRRGMTLAELAEQSSLTAGYISQLERNLAYPSIPALFNIARALGVTIQWFFASEVQVDPADAGYVVRRNARTSVHYEDGIVDELLSPQPSRQLEILHSRFPPGTYSQQSYSHDGEEAGYLLSGSFELWVGDRHFLLNEGDSFSYSSQEPHRYGNPGDVEAVVLWVITPPTF, translated from the coding sequence ATGAGCCAGAAAGCCCCGCAGGAAGCACCCGCCAACGCCGAAGCGCAGTTCCTCGGCACCCGCATCCGCGGCCTGCGCAAGCGCCGCGGCATGACCCTGGCGGAACTGGCCGAGCAAAGCAGCCTCACCGCCGGCTATATCAGCCAGCTCGAACGCAACCTGGCCTATCCATCGATTCCGGCGCTGTTCAACATCGCCCGCGCCCTGGGCGTGACCATCCAGTGGTTCTTCGCCAGCGAAGTCCAGGTCGACCCGGCCGACGCCGGCTACGTGGTACGGCGCAACGCGCGCACCAGCGTGCATTACGAAGACGGCATCGTCGACGAACTGCTCAGCCCGCAGCCCAGCCGCCAGCTGGAAATCCTCCACTCGCGCTTCCCGCCGGGTACCTATAGCCAGCAGAGCTACAGCCACGACGGCGAGGAAGCCGGCTACCTGCTCAGCGGCAGCTTCGAGCTGTGGGTGGGCGATCGGCATTTCCTGCTCAACGAGGGCGACAGCTTCAGCTACTCCAGCCAGGAGCCGCATCGCTATGGCAATCCCGGGGATGTGGAGGCCGTGGTGCTCTGGGTGATTACGCCGCCGACGTTCTAA
- a CDS encoding multidrug efflux SMR transporter, with protein MPGYLYLAIAIVAEVIATASLKSVKGLSTPLPLVLVIVGYAISFWMLTLVVRSIPVGIAYAIWAGLGIVLVSIAALVLYQQKLDTPALLGMGMIVSGVVVIQLFSGNAGH; from the coding sequence ATGCCCGGCTATCTCTACCTCGCCATCGCCATCGTTGCCGAAGTCATCGCCACCGCCTCGCTGAAGTCGGTGAAGGGGCTCTCTACGCCCCTGCCGCTGGTGCTGGTGATCGTCGGTTACGCCATCTCCTTCTGGATGCTCACCCTGGTGGTGCGCAGCATTCCGGTGGGCATCGCCTACGCCATCTGGGCTGGCCTTGGCATCGTGCTGGTCAGCATCGCCGCGCTGGTGCTCTACCAGCAGAAGCTCGACACCCCGGCCCTGCTCGGCATGGGCATGATCGTCAGCGGAGTGGTGGTGATCCAGTTGTTCTCCGGCAACGCCGGTCATTGA
- a CDS encoding FAD-dependent oxidoreductase, whose translation MSQFPHLFSPLTIRGKTLKNRIMSTGHDTSMPTDNLVNDQLVAYHTARAKGGVGLIVLQVAGVHDSARYTSHVLMATDDACIPGYRRIAEACHAEGTVVLSQVFHPGREIMESSDGLLAVAYSASASPNERFRVMPRELSQAMIDEIIEGYAAAARRLHAAGVDGVEVVASHGYLPAQFLNPRVNRRSDGYNGDLDARLRFTREVIAAVRAATDEDFIIGLRISADERDPEGLTEDESLLAVKALQNELDYVHIVAGTSASLGGAIHIVPPMAVEAAYLANEAGTFKRNLEIPLFVTGRINQPQEAELIVARGQADVCGMTRALICDPKMPSKTESGHVEDVRACIACNQACIGHFHRGYPISCIQHPETGRELIYAERKMATQRKRVLVVGGGPAGMKAAAVAAQRGHEVTLCEASGQLGGQVNLAQLLPRRAEFGGASTNLQREMQLAGVEVRRNTRVDRALVEQERPDVVIVATGAKPYRPPYEEAGNLQVVDAWQVLRGEVKIGRSVLVTDWRADWIAPGIAERLVRDGHQVQLAVNGTHVGENLPLYVRDHLAGELHRLGISITTYARLYGVDDSTVYLQHSASGEPMLVEGIDTLVLCQGHQPVDELADEIADLAEVRRIGDCLAPRTAEEAIYEGLKAGWAI comes from the coding sequence ATGAGCCAGTTCCCCCACCTGTTCAGCCCGTTGACGATTCGCGGCAAGACGCTGAAGAACCGCATCATGTCCACCGGGCACGACACCTCGATGCCCACCGACAACCTGGTCAACGACCAGCTGGTGGCCTACCACACCGCCCGCGCCAAGGGCGGCGTCGGCCTGATCGTGCTGCAGGTCGCCGGCGTGCATGACAGCGCCCGCTACACCTCCCACGTGCTGATGGCCACCGACGACGCCTGCATCCCCGGCTACCGGCGCATCGCCGAGGCCTGCCACGCCGAGGGCACCGTGGTGCTGTCCCAGGTGTTCCACCCGGGCCGGGAGATCATGGAATCCAGCGACGGCCTGCTGGCCGTGGCCTACTCCGCCTCCGCCTCGCCCAACGAGCGCTTCCGCGTGATGCCCCGCGAGCTGAGCCAGGCGATGATCGACGAGATCATCGAAGGCTACGCCGCCGCCGCGCGCCGCCTGCACGCCGCCGGCGTCGACGGCGTGGAAGTGGTCGCCAGCCACGGCTACCTGCCCGCGCAATTCCTCAACCCACGGGTGAACCGCCGCAGCGACGGCTACAACGGCGACCTCGACGCGCGCCTGCGCTTCACCCGTGAAGTGATCGCCGCCGTACGCGCCGCCACCGACGAAGACTTCATCATCGGCCTGCGCATCTCCGCCGACGAGCGCGATCCGGAAGGCCTGACCGAAGACGAATCGCTGCTGGCCGTCAAAGCCCTGCAGAACGAGCTGGACTACGTGCACATCGTCGCCGGCACCTCGGCGTCGCTGGGCGGCGCCATCCATATCGTCCCGCCCATGGCCGTCGAAGCCGCCTACCTGGCCAACGAGGCCGGCACCTTCAAGCGCAACCTGGAGATCCCGCTGTTCGTCACCGGGCGCATCAACCAGCCGCAGGAAGCCGAGCTGATCGTCGCCCGCGGCCAGGCCGACGTCTGCGGCATGACCCGCGCACTGATCTGCGACCCGAAGATGCCGAGCAAGACCGAAAGCGGCCACGTCGAGGACGTGCGCGCCTGCATCGCCTGCAACCAGGCGTGCATCGGCCACTTCCACCGCGGCTACCCGATCTCCTGCATCCAGCACCCGGAAACCGGTCGCGAGCTGATCTACGCCGAACGCAAGATGGCCACCCAGCGCAAGCGCGTATTGGTGGTCGGCGGAGGACCGGCAGGCATGAAGGCCGCTGCCGTGGCGGCCCAGCGCGGCCATGAAGTGACCCTCTGCGAAGCCAGCGGACAGCTCGGCGGCCAGGTCAACCTCGCCCAGTTGCTGCCGCGCCGTGCCGAGTTCGGCGGCGCCTCCACCAACCTGCAGCGGGAGATGCAGCTGGCCGGTGTCGAAGTACGCCGCAACACCCGCGTCGACCGCGCCCTGGTCGAACAGGAACGCCCCGACGTGGTGATCGTCGCCACCGGCGCCAAGCCCTACCGTCCGCCCTACGAGGAGGCCGGCAACCTGCAGGTGGTCGACGCCTGGCAAGTGCTGCGCGGCGAAGTGAAGATCGGCCGCTCGGTGCTGGTCACCGACTGGCGCGCCGACTGGATCGCCCCCGGCATCGCCGAGCGTCTGGTGCGCGACGGCCACCAGGTGCAGCTGGCGGTGAACGGCACTCATGTCGGCGAGAACCTGCCGCTCTACGTGCGCGACCACCTGGCCGGCGAGCTGCACCGCCTGGGCATCAGCATCACCACCTATGCCCGCCTGTATGGCGTCGACGACAGCACCGTCTACCTGCAGCACAGCGCCAGCGGCGAACCGATGCTGGTGGAAGGCATCGACACCCTGGTGCTCTGCCAGGGCCACCAGCCGGTGGACGAACTGGCCGACGAGATCGCCGATCTGGCCGAAGTGCGCCGCATCGGCGACTGCCTGGCGCCGCGCACCGCCGAAGAAGCGATCTACGAGGGACTCAAGGCAGGCTGGGCGATCTGA
- a CDS encoding LysR family transcriptional regulator — MQWNLDQLRLFVSVADQSSFSAAARQLKRVQSAVSSSIALLESDLGVILFDRSSGRQPVLTAEGRALLDEAREVLRQCERLESRALALVRGAEPLLRLAQDEAMPYQPVLSGLQALAQEFPTLEVQLASGAQGDVARKLLERRADLGLLFHHEGMPEALERQRLGTIEMVTVCGAGHELAKLDYADRRELARHRQLLMAPQDSHYPGGEQISPLVWRADSFYAMAELLMRDLGWAWLPTHVAQYPAYQPLLVELASDWTPPPLVVELVWRRDEPLGPAANWLGECFAEHLASPV; from the coding sequence ATGCAGTGGAACCTGGACCAGTTACGGCTCTTCGTCAGCGTCGCCGATCAATCCTCCTTCTCGGCGGCAGCGCGACAGCTCAAGCGCGTGCAGTCGGCGGTGAGCTCCTCCATTGCATTGCTGGAAAGCGACTTGGGCGTGATCCTGTTCGACCGTAGCAGCGGCCGCCAGCCGGTGCTGACTGCCGAGGGCAGGGCGCTGCTGGATGAAGCCCGCGAAGTGCTGCGCCAGTGCGAGCGCCTGGAGAGCCGCGCGCTGGCGCTGGTGCGCGGCGCCGAGCCGCTGCTGCGCCTGGCCCAGGACGAAGCCATGCCGTACCAGCCGGTGTTGTCCGGCTTGCAGGCGCTGGCGCAGGAGTTCCCCACCCTGGAGGTGCAACTGGCCAGCGGCGCCCAGGGCGACGTGGCGCGCAAGCTGTTGGAGCGTCGCGCCGACCTTGGCCTGCTGTTCCATCACGAGGGTATGCCGGAGGCGCTGGAGCGGCAGCGTCTGGGCACCATCGAGATGGTCACGGTGTGCGGCGCCGGGCATGAGCTGGCTAAGCTGGACTACGCCGACCGCCGCGAGCTGGCGCGGCATCGCCAGTTGCTGATGGCGCCGCAGGACAGCCACTACCCCGGTGGCGAGCAGATCAGCCCGCTGGTGTGGCGCGCGGACAGCTTCTACGCCATGGCCGAGCTGCTGATGCGTGACCTGGGCTGGGCCTGGCTGCCGACCCACGTGGCGCAGTACCCGGCGTATCAGCCGTTGTTGGTGGAGCTGGCCAGCGACTGGACGCCGCCGCCGCTGGTGGTGGAGCTGGTCTGGCGCCGGGACGAGCCGCTGGGGCCGGCGGCGAACTGGCTGGGCGAGTGCTTTGCGGAACATCTCGCCTCACCCGTGTGA
- a CDS encoding acyl-CoA dehydrogenase family protein, whose protein sequence is MYLETPKKFRTLQNQARQVAENYLRPISRKYDKAEHAYPKELDLLAALLDGMNAGSPDAVGATSASKRKAGAEEGVKNGGNLSACLGVMEMCWGDTGLLLAMPRQGLGNAAIAAVANEEQLKRFSGTWAAMAITEPGCGSDSAAIRTTATRDGDHYLLNGEKIFVTSGARADAVVVWATLDKSLGRAAIKSFVVEKGTPGMTVTRLEKKLGIKASDTASISFSDCRVPAANLLGNTEIDVQKGFAGVMETFDNTRPLVAAMAIGVAKASLDRTRELLKKAGCRFDYRQPLFSASHAEATLYRLEAEWEAAGLLTLKAAWMADNRLPNSKEASIAKAKAGRVANEVTLKCVELAGALGYGEEELLEKWARDSKILDIFEGTQQIQLLIVARRLLGKSSSQLK, encoded by the coding sequence ATGTATCTCGAAACGCCGAAAAAATTTCGCACCTTGCAGAACCAGGCCCGCCAGGTGGCGGAGAACTACCTGCGACCCATTTCCCGCAAGTATGACAAGGCCGAACACGCCTACCCCAAGGAGCTGGACCTGCTGGCCGCGCTGCTGGACGGCATGAACGCCGGCTCGCCCGACGCCGTCGGTGCCACCTCGGCCAGCAAGCGCAAGGCTGGCGCGGAGGAGGGCGTGAAGAACGGCGGCAATCTCTCTGCCTGCCTGGGTGTGATGGAAATGTGCTGGGGCGACACCGGCCTGCTGCTGGCCATGCCGCGCCAGGGCCTGGGCAACGCCGCCATCGCCGCGGTGGCCAACGAGGAGCAGCTCAAGCGCTTCTCCGGCACCTGGGCGGCCATGGCCATCACCGAGCCGGGCTGCGGCTCGGACTCGGCGGCGATCCGCACCACCGCCACCCGCGATGGCGATCACTACCTGCTCAACGGCGAGAAGATCTTCGTCACCTCCGGCGCCCGCGCCGATGCGGTGGTGGTCTGGGCGACCCTGGACAAGAGCCTGGGCCGCGCGGCGATCAAGTCCTTCGTGGTGGAGAAGGGCACGCCGGGCATGACCGTCACCCGTCTGGAGAAGAAACTCGGCATCAAGGCCTCGGACACCGCCTCTATCAGCTTCAGCGACTGCCGCGTGCCGGCCGCCAACCTGTTGGGCAACACCGAGATCGATGTGCAGAAGGGCTTTGCCGGGGTGATGGAAACCTTCGACAACACCCGCCCGTTGGTGGCCGCCATGGCCATCGGCGTGGCCAAGGCCTCGCTGGACCGCACCCGCGAGCTGCTGAAGAAGGCCGGTTGCCGCTTCGACTATCGCCAGCCGCTGTTCAGTGCGAGCCATGCCGAAGCCACGCTGTATCGCCTGGAGGCCGAATGGGAAGCCGCGGGCCTGCTGACCCTGAAGGCCGCGTGGATGGCTGACAACCGCCTGCCCAACTCCAAGGAAGCCTCCATCGCCAAGGCCAAAGCCGGGCGGGTGGCCAACGAGGTGACGCTCAAATGCGTTGAGCTGGCGGGGGCGCTGGGCTATGGGGAAGAGGAGCTGCTGGAGAAATGGGCACGGGATTCGAAGATCCTCGACATCTTCGAAGGCACCCAGCAGATCCAGCTGCTGATCGTCGCGCGGCGACTGCTGGGCAAGAGTTCCAGTCAGTTGAAATGA
- a CDS encoding FAD-binding oxidoreductase, whose amino-acid sequence MSESLSTDILIVGGGIAGLWLNARLRRAGFSTVLVENTALGGVQSMRSQGIIHGGTKYALHGALTGASEAIADMPALWRDCLAGTGEVDLRGVRVLSDAHYLWSPGGLAGNLTSFFASKAVRSRVAQVKGADLPPALQDKAFKGKAYRLTELVLDVPSLIARLAELAGDSLLAGERIEALRDGDKLVGLRIDGREIRAQRVVLSAGAGNEALLRELGVERPEMQRRPLHMVLVTAPTLKPLYAHCVSGGPKPRVTVTTHPLSNGDWVWYLGGDIAEAGGVARNEAEQIAEAQHELHKLVPWIDLSAARWATLRVDRAEPSQNNLLRPDSAFLAEDGTLLVGWPTKLALAPNFADRVLESLEKSSIRPQASAALPDLPRPAMARPVWEELLG is encoded by the coding sequence ATGTCCGAATCCCTGAGCACCGACATCCTCATCGTCGGCGGCGGCATCGCCGGTCTCTGGCTCAACGCTCGCCTGCGGCGCGCCGGCTTCTCCACCGTACTGGTGGAGAACACCGCGCTGGGCGGCGTGCAGAGCATGCGCTCACAAGGGATCATCCATGGCGGCACCAAGTACGCCCTGCATGGCGCGCTGACCGGCGCCTCGGAAGCCATCGCCGACATGCCCGCGCTGTGGCGCGACTGCCTGGCCGGCACCGGCGAAGTGGACCTGCGCGGCGTTCGCGTGCTCTCCGACGCCCACTACCTGTGGTCGCCCGGCGGCCTGGCCGGCAACCTCACCAGCTTCTTCGCCAGCAAGGCGGTGCGCAGCCGCGTCGCCCAGGTGAAGGGCGCCGATTTGCCGCCCGCACTGCAGGACAAGGCCTTCAAGGGCAAGGCCTACCGTCTCACTGAACTGGTGCTCGACGTGCCCAGCCTGATCGCCCGCCTCGCCGAACTGGCCGGTGACAGCCTGCTGGCCGGCGAGCGCATCGAAGCGCTGCGCGACGGCGACAAGCTGGTTGGCCTGCGCATCGACGGCCGCGAGATCCGCGCCCAGCGCGTGGTGCTCAGCGCCGGCGCGGGCAATGAAGCGCTGCTGCGCGAACTGGGCGTGGAGCGCCCGGAAATGCAGCGCCGCCCGCTGCACATGGTGCTGGTCACCGCGCCGACGCTGAAACCGCTGTATGCCCATTGCGTGAGCGGCGGACCCAAGCCGCGCGTAACCGTCACCACCCACCCGCTGAGCAATGGTGACTGGGTCTGGTACCTGGGCGGCGACATCGCCGAAGCCGGTGGCGTAGCCCGCAATGAAGCCGAGCAGATTGCCGAGGCCCAGCACGAACTGCACAAGCTGGTGCCCTGGATCGACCTCTCCGCCGCTCGCTGGGCCACCCTTCGCGTGGACCGCGCCGAGCCCTCGCAGAACAACCTGCTGCGCCCGGACAGCGCCTTCCTCGCCGAAGACGGTACGCTGCTAGTGGGCTGGCCGACCAAACTGGCCCTGGCGCCGAACTTCGCCGATCGCGTGCTGGAGTCCCTGGAAAAGAGCAGCATCCGCCCGCAAGCCAGCGCTGCCCTGCCCGACCTCCCGCGTCCGGCCATGGCCCGTCCGGTATGGGAGGAGCTGCTCGGATGA
- a CDS encoding aldo/keto reductase, translating into MKTLHHLHRPLGSTGLNISPLGLGTVKLGRDQGVKYPEGFRIPDDREAADLIALARDLGINLIDTAPAYGHSEERLGPLLRGQRDAWVIVSKTGEEFDAGHSRFDFSAAHTRRSVERSLKRLETDYIDLVLVHSDGNDLDILQGTEVYATLERLKQEGLIRGFGFSGKTVAGGLLALERGDCAMVTYNLNEQAEKPVIDHAQAHGRGILIKKALASGHAALAPGADPVRASFELVLGHPGVASAIVGTINPLHLSHNVRIAAEVLDH; encoded by the coding sequence ATGAAGACCCTGCATCACCTGCACCGCCCGCTGGGCAGCACTGGCCTGAACATCTCGCCGCTGGGCCTGGGCACCGTGAAACTCGGCCGCGACCAGGGCGTGAAATACCCCGAAGGCTTCCGCATTCCCGATGACCGCGAAGCCGCCGACCTGATCGCGCTGGCCCGCGACCTGGGCATCAACCTGATCGACACCGCGCCGGCCTACGGCCACAGCGAAGAGCGCCTCGGCCCGTTGCTGCGCGGCCAGCGCGACGCCTGGGTGATCGTCAGCAAGACCGGTGAAGAGTTCGACGCGGGCCACTCGCGCTTCGACTTCAGCGCCGCCCATACCCGCCGCTCGGTGGAACGCAGCCTCAAGCGCCTGGAGACCGACTACATCGACCTGGTGCTGGTGCACTCGGACGGTAACGACCTGGATATCCTGCAGGGCACCGAGGTCTACGCAACCCTGGAGCGCCTCAAGCAGGAAGGCCTGATCCGTGGCTTCGGCTTCTCCGGCAAGACCGTCGCCGGCGGCCTGCTGGCCCTGGAGCGCGGCGACTGCGCGATGGTCACCTACAACCTCAACGAGCAGGCGGAAAAACCGGTGATCGACCATGCCCAGGCCCATGGCCGCGGCATCCTGATCAAGAAGGCGCTGGCCAGCGGCCATGCCGCCCTCGCCCCCGGCGCCGATCCGGTACGCGCCAGCTTCGAACTGGTGCTGGGGCATCCGGGCGTGGCCAGCGCCATAGTCGGGACCATCAATCCGCTGCATTTGAGCCACAACGTGCGCATCGCCGCCGAGGTGCTCGACCACTGA